A region from the Drosophila takahashii strain IR98-3 E-12201 chromosome 2L, DtakHiC1v2, whole genome shotgun sequence genome encodes:
- the Dap160 gene encoding intersectin-1 isoform X2, giving the protein MNPAVDAWAVTPRERLKYQEQFKALQPQAGFVTGAQAKGFFLQSQLPPLILGQIWALADTDSDGKMNINEFSIACKLINLKLRGMDVPKVLPPSLLASLVGDGQKTPSMTPRGSTSSMSPLDPLKGMVPPVAAVIPAPVVAPPPVAVAAVISPPGVVDLAKVPAGPTPPSSNPPSRHMSISERAPSIESINQAEWAVQAAQKRKYTQVFNANDRTRSGYLTGAQARGVLVQSKLPQVTLAQIWTLSDIDGDGRLNCDEFILAMFLCEKAMGGEKIPVTLPHDWVPPNLRKIKSRPGSVSGVVSRPGSQPASRHASVSSQGGVGAVDADPTAGLPGQTSFEDKRKENYVKGQAELDRRRKIMEDQQRKEREERERKERDEADKREKARLEAERKQQEELERQLQRQREIEVEKEEQRKRELEAKEAARKELEKQRQQEWEQARIAEMNAQKEREQERVLKQKAHNTQLNVELSTLNEKIKDLSQRICDTRAGVTNVKTVIDGMRTQRDTSMTEMSQLKARIKEQNAKLMQLTQERAKWDAKSKASGAALGGENPQQEQLNAAFAHKQLLINQIKDKVENIGKEIESKKEDINSNDGQMSELKAELSALLAKCEDLYKEYDVQRTSVLELKYNRKNETSVTSAWDTGTSSAWGEAETTAADPYAGMSNDITAVAAPAVDLSGPAPEGFVKYQAVYEFNARNAEEITFVPGDIILVPLEQNAEPGWLAGEINGHTGWFPESYVEKLDDGGAAPVAAVEPEVTAEVAAVADTYNDNINTSEATAASADLNAAGDIEYYIAAYPYDSAEDGDLSFGAGEMVMVIKKEGEWWTGTIGSRTGMFPSNYVQKADVGTASTVTADPVEALDQGMRAKRSEIAQVIAPYEATSTEQLSLTRGQLIMIRKKTDSGWWEGELQAKGRRRQIGWFPATYVKVLQGGRNSGRNTPVSGSRIEMTEQILDKVIALYPYKAQNDDELSFEKDDIISVLGRDEPEWWRGELNGLSGLFPSNYVGPFVTSGIKPNQCATERRTNGIQRLWQQWRGSESEADSGDHVDGVSKNKLRGTIQAVHISKRRDGQLMGCAYVRFECNELTAKSMLQENDNRLVGKTVVIDWQPQSPKKRFGPWRCW; this is encoded by the exons ATGAATCCGGCGGTGGATGCGTGGGCGGTGACCCCGAGGGAGCGCCTGAAGTACCAGGAACAGTTTAAGGCCCTCCAGCCGCAGGCTGGCTTCGTGACCGGCGCCCAGGCCAAAGGATTCTTCCTGCAATCTCAGCTGCCGCCCCTGATCCTGGGCCAGATCTG GGCTCTGGCGGACACCGATTCGGATGGCAAGATGAACATCAACGAGTTCAGCATAGCCTGCAAGCTGATCAACCTCAAGCTGCGCGGCATGGATGTGCCCAAGGTCCTGCCGCCCAGCCTGCTCGCGTCCCTCGTCGGCGATGGCCAGAAGACGCCCTCGATGACGCCACGTGGCTCCACCAGCTCCATGAGCCCATTGGATCCGCTCAAGGGAATGGTGCCCCCAGTCGCCGCCGTAATTCCCGCTCCCGTGGTGGCTCCTCCTCCGGTTGCGGTGGCTGCTGTCATCTCGCCACCCGGAGTTGTGGATTTGGCCAAGGTGCCCGCTGGCCCCACGCCACCCTCCAGCAACCCACCCAGTCGCCACATGTCCATCTCGGAGCGGGCGCCCTCCATTGAGTCTAt CAATCAAGCAGAGTGGGCCGTTCAAGCTGCCCAGAAGCGCAAATACACGCAGGTGTTCAATGCCAATGATCGCACCCGATCTGGTTACTTGACCGGAGCCCAGGCACGCGGTGTCCTCGTGCAGAGCAAGCTGCCCCAGGTGACGCTGGCCCAGATCTGGACGCTGTCCGACATCGATGGCGATGGGCGGCTCAACTGCGACGAGTTTATTCTGGCCATGTTCCTGTGCGAGAAGGCCATGGGTGGCGAGAAGATACCGGTCACCTTGCCCCACGACTGGGTGCCGCCCAACTTGCGCAAAATCAAGTCGCGCCCGGGCTCTGTATCTGGGGTGGTGTCGCGTCCTGGCTCGCAGCCCGCCTCCCGGCACGCCTCCGTGTCGTCGCAGGGCGGAGTAGGAGCCGTGGATGCTGACCCAACAGCCGGACTGCCCGGACAAA CTTCCTTCGAGGACAAGCGCAAGGAGAACTATGTAAAGGGTCAGGCCGAACTCGATCGCAGGCGCAAGATCATGGAGGACCAGCAGCGCAAGGAGCGGGAAGAGCGGGAGCGCAAGGAGCGTGACGAAGCGGATAAGCGTGAGAAGGCTCGTCTGGAGGCCGAGCGCAAGCAGCAGGAGGAACTGGAGCGACAGCTCCAGCGTCAGCGAGAAATCGAGgtggagaaggaggagcagcGCAAGCGGGAACTGGAAGCCAAAGAGGCGGCTAGAAA GGAACTGGAGAAGCAGCGCCAGCAGGAGTGGGAGCAGGCTAGAATTGCTGAGATGAACGCACAGAAGGAGCGGGAACAGGAGCGTGTTCTGAAGCAGAAGGCACACAACACGCAGCTTAACGTGGAACTGAGCACATTGAATGAAAAG ATCAAGGATCTTTCGCAGAGGATTTGCGACACTCGCGCTGGCGTGACCAATGTTAAGACCGTAATCGATGGCATGCGCACTCAGCGCGACACTTCCATGACCGAAATGTCGCAGCTGAAGGCGCGCATCAAGGAGCAGAATGCCAAGCTCATGCAGCTCACCCAGGAGCGGGCCAAGTGGGATGCCAAGAGCAAGGCCAGTGGCGCTGCCTTGGGAGGTGAGAATCCACAGCAGGAGCAACTGAATGCGGCCTTTGCCCATAAGCAG TTGTTGATTAACCAAATCAAAGACAAAGTCGAGAACATCGGCAAGGAGATTGAGTCGAAGAAGGAGGACATCAACTCCAACGACGGCCAGATGTCTGAGCTCAAGGCGGAGCTCTCCGCTTTGCTCGCCAAATGCGAGGATCTGTACAAGGAATACGATGTGCAGCGCACCTCGGTGCTGGAATTGAAGTACAATCGCAAGAACGAGACCAGCGTGACCTCGGCCTGGGACACAGGCACTTCGAGTGCTTGGGGAGAGGCGGAAACGACTGCCGCCGATCCCTATGCAGGCATGAGCAACGACATCACTGCTGTGGCAGCTCCAGCCGTGGACTTGAGTGGACCGGCCCCCGAGGGGTTCGTGAAATATCAGGCAGTATACGAGTTCAATGCGCGCAATGCCGAGGAGATTACTTTCGTGCCGGGTGACATTATCCTGGTGCCATTGGAACAGAACGCCGAGCCGGGATGGCTGGCTGGCGAGATAAACGGACACACCGGCTGGTTCCCCGAATCCTATGTGGAGAAACTGGACGATGGGGGTGCTGCCCCTGTCGCCGCCGTCGAGCCAGAAGTTACAGCCGAAGTGGCAGCCGTGGCGGACACCTACAATGACAATATAAATACCAGCGAAGCTACGGCAGCTTCCGCCGATCTTAATGCCGCCGGCGATATCGAGTACTACATAGCCGCATATCCTTATGATTCCGCCGAAGACGGCGATCTTAGCTTCGGCGCCGGCGAGATGGTCATGGTCATCAAGAAGGAGGGCGAATGGTGGACGGGCACCATTGGCAGCCGCACCGGCATGTTCCCCTCGAACTACGTCCAAAAGGCGGACGTGGGCACGGCGAGCACGGTCACTGCAGATCCGGTAGAAGCTCTGGATCAG GGCATGCGGGCCAAGCGGTCGGAGATTGCTCAAGTAATCGCTCCCTATGAGGCAACCAGCACCGAGCAGCTTTCGCTGACGCGAGGCCAATTGATCATGATCCGCAAGAAGACGGACTCCGGCTGGTGGGAGGGTGAGCTGCAGGCCAAGGGTCGTCGCCGGCAGATCGGTTGGTTCCCGGCCACATACGTTAAGGTCCTCCAAGGCGGGCGCAATAGTGGACGCAACACTCCAGTCTCCGGAAGTCGTATTGAAATGACTGAGCAAATCTTGG ACAAGGTCATAGCTCTCTACCCGTATAAGGCACAAAATGACGACGAGCTGTCGTTTGAGAAGGACGACATTATCAGCGTGCTGGGTCGGGATGAGCCGGAGTGGTGGCGCGGCGAGCTGAATGGCCTTTCCGGTCTGTTCCCCAGCAACTATGTGGGACCCTTCGTGACGTCCG
- the Dap160 gene encoding intersectin-1 isoform X5: protein MNPAVDAWAVTPRERLKYQEQFKALQPQAGFVTGAQAKGFFLQSQLPPLILGQIWALADTDSDGKMNINEFSIACKLINLKLRGMDVPKVLPPSLLASLVGDGQKTPSMTPRGSTSSMSPLDPLKGMVPPVAAVIPAPVVAPPPVAVAAVISPPGVVDLAKVPAGPTPPSSNPPSRHMSISERAPSIESINQAEWAVQAAQKRKYTQVFNANDRTRSGYLTGAQARGVLVQSKLPQVTLAQIWTLSDIDGDGRLNCDEFILAMFLCEKAMGGEKIPVTLPHDWVPPNLRKIKSRPGSVSGVVSRPGSQPASRHASVSSQGGVGAVDADPTAGLPGQTSFEDKRKENYVKGQAELDRRRKIMEDQQRKEREERERKERDEADKREKARLEAERKQQEELERQLQRQREIEVEKEEQRKRELEAKEAARKELEKQRQQEWEQARIAEMNAQKEREQERVLKQKAHNTQLNVELSTLNEKIKDLSQRICDTRAGVTNVKTVIDGMRTQRDTSMTEMSQLKARIKEQNAKLMQLTQERAKWDAKSKASGAALGGENPQQEQLNAAFAHKQLLINQIKDKVENIGKEIESKKEDINSNDGQMSELKAELSALLAKCEDLYKEYDVQRTSVLELKYNRKNETSVTSAWDTGTSSAWGEAETTAADPYAGMSNDITAVAAPAVDLSGPAPEGFVKYQAVYEFNARNAEEITFVPGDIILVPLEQNAEPGWLAGEINGHTGWFPESYVEKLDDGGAAPVAAVEPEVTAEVAAVADTYNDNINTSEATAASADLNAAGDIEYYIAAYPYDSAEDGDLSFGAGEMVMVIKKEGEWWTGTIGSRTGMFPSNYVQKADVGTASTVTADPVEALDQGMRAKRSEIAQVIAPYEATSTEQLSLTRGQLIMIRKKTDSGWWEGELQAKGRRRQIGWFPATYVKVLQGGRNSGRNTPVSGSRIEMTEQILDKVIALYPYKAQNDDELSFEKDDIISVLGRDEPEWWRGELNGLSGLFPSNYVGPFVTSGKPVKANGTTKQ from the exons ATGAATCCGGCGGTGGATGCGTGGGCGGTGACCCCGAGGGAGCGCCTGAAGTACCAGGAACAGTTTAAGGCCCTCCAGCCGCAGGCTGGCTTCGTGACCGGCGCCCAGGCCAAAGGATTCTTCCTGCAATCTCAGCTGCCGCCCCTGATCCTGGGCCAGATCTG GGCTCTGGCGGACACCGATTCGGATGGCAAGATGAACATCAACGAGTTCAGCATAGCCTGCAAGCTGATCAACCTCAAGCTGCGCGGCATGGATGTGCCCAAGGTCCTGCCGCCCAGCCTGCTCGCGTCCCTCGTCGGCGATGGCCAGAAGACGCCCTCGATGACGCCACGTGGCTCCACCAGCTCCATGAGCCCATTGGATCCGCTCAAGGGAATGGTGCCCCCAGTCGCCGCCGTAATTCCCGCTCCCGTGGTGGCTCCTCCTCCGGTTGCGGTGGCTGCTGTCATCTCGCCACCCGGAGTTGTGGATTTGGCCAAGGTGCCCGCTGGCCCCACGCCACCCTCCAGCAACCCACCCAGTCGCCACATGTCCATCTCGGAGCGGGCGCCCTCCATTGAGTCTAt CAATCAAGCAGAGTGGGCCGTTCAAGCTGCCCAGAAGCGCAAATACACGCAGGTGTTCAATGCCAATGATCGCACCCGATCTGGTTACTTGACCGGAGCCCAGGCACGCGGTGTCCTCGTGCAGAGCAAGCTGCCCCAGGTGACGCTGGCCCAGATCTGGACGCTGTCCGACATCGATGGCGATGGGCGGCTCAACTGCGACGAGTTTATTCTGGCCATGTTCCTGTGCGAGAAGGCCATGGGTGGCGAGAAGATACCGGTCACCTTGCCCCACGACTGGGTGCCGCCCAACTTGCGCAAAATCAAGTCGCGCCCGGGCTCTGTATCTGGGGTGGTGTCGCGTCCTGGCTCGCAGCCCGCCTCCCGGCACGCCTCCGTGTCGTCGCAGGGCGGAGTAGGAGCCGTGGATGCTGACCCAACAGCCGGACTGCCCGGACAAA CTTCCTTCGAGGACAAGCGCAAGGAGAACTATGTAAAGGGTCAGGCCGAACTCGATCGCAGGCGCAAGATCATGGAGGACCAGCAGCGCAAGGAGCGGGAAGAGCGGGAGCGCAAGGAGCGTGACGAAGCGGATAAGCGTGAGAAGGCTCGTCTGGAGGCCGAGCGCAAGCAGCAGGAGGAACTGGAGCGACAGCTCCAGCGTCAGCGAGAAATCGAGgtggagaaggaggagcagcGCAAGCGGGAACTGGAAGCCAAAGAGGCGGCTAGAAA GGAACTGGAGAAGCAGCGCCAGCAGGAGTGGGAGCAGGCTAGAATTGCTGAGATGAACGCACAGAAGGAGCGGGAACAGGAGCGTGTTCTGAAGCAGAAGGCACACAACACGCAGCTTAACGTGGAACTGAGCACATTGAATGAAAAG ATCAAGGATCTTTCGCAGAGGATTTGCGACACTCGCGCTGGCGTGACCAATGTTAAGACCGTAATCGATGGCATGCGCACTCAGCGCGACACTTCCATGACCGAAATGTCGCAGCTGAAGGCGCGCATCAAGGAGCAGAATGCCAAGCTCATGCAGCTCACCCAGGAGCGGGCCAAGTGGGATGCCAAGAGCAAGGCCAGTGGCGCTGCCTTGGGAGGTGAGAATCCACAGCAGGAGCAACTGAATGCGGCCTTTGCCCATAAGCAG TTGTTGATTAACCAAATCAAAGACAAAGTCGAGAACATCGGCAAGGAGATTGAGTCGAAGAAGGAGGACATCAACTCCAACGACGGCCAGATGTCTGAGCTCAAGGCGGAGCTCTCCGCTTTGCTCGCCAAATGCGAGGATCTGTACAAGGAATACGATGTGCAGCGCACCTCGGTGCTGGAATTGAAGTACAATCGCAAGAACGAGACCAGCGTGACCTCGGCCTGGGACACAGGCACTTCGAGTGCTTGGGGAGAGGCGGAAACGACTGCCGCCGATCCCTATGCAGGCATGAGCAACGACATCACTGCTGTGGCAGCTCCAGCCGTGGACTTGAGTGGACCGGCCCCCGAGGGGTTCGTGAAATATCAGGCAGTATACGAGTTCAATGCGCGCAATGCCGAGGAGATTACTTTCGTGCCGGGTGACATTATCCTGGTGCCATTGGAACAGAACGCCGAGCCGGGATGGCTGGCTGGCGAGATAAACGGACACACCGGCTGGTTCCCCGAATCCTATGTGGAGAAACTGGACGATGGGGGTGCTGCCCCTGTCGCCGCCGTCGAGCCAGAAGTTACAGCCGAAGTGGCAGCCGTGGCGGACACCTACAATGACAATATAAATACCAGCGAAGCTACGGCAGCTTCCGCCGATCTTAATGCCGCCGGCGATATCGAGTACTACATAGCCGCATATCCTTATGATTCCGCCGAAGACGGCGATCTTAGCTTCGGCGCCGGCGAGATGGTCATGGTCATCAAGAAGGAGGGCGAATGGTGGACGGGCACCATTGGCAGCCGCACCGGCATGTTCCCCTCGAACTACGTCCAAAAGGCGGACGTGGGCACGGCGAGCACGGTCACTGCAGATCCGGTAGAAGCTCTGGATCAG GGCATGCGGGCCAAGCGGTCGGAGATTGCTCAAGTAATCGCTCCCTATGAGGCAACCAGCACCGAGCAGCTTTCGCTGACGCGAGGCCAATTGATCATGATCCGCAAGAAGACGGACTCCGGCTGGTGGGAGGGTGAGCTGCAGGCCAAGGGTCGTCGCCGGCAGATCGGTTGGTTCCCGGCCACATACGTTAAGGTCCTCCAAGGCGGGCGCAATAGTGGACGCAACACTCCAGTCTCCGGAAGTCGTATTGAAATGACTGAGCAAATCTTGG ACAAGGTCATAGCTCTCTACCCGTATAAGGCACAAAATGACGACGAGCTGTCGTTTGAGAAGGACGACATTATCAGCGTGCTGGGTCGGGATGAGCCGGAGTGGTGGCGCGGCGAGCTGAATGGCCTTTCCGGTCTGTTCCCCAGCAACTATGTGGGACCCTTCGTGACGTCCGGTAAGCCGGTGAAAGCTAATGGCACCACCAAGCAGTGA
- the Dap160 gene encoding intersectin-1 isoform X1 — protein sequence MNPAVDAWAVTPRERLKYQEQFKALQPQAGFVTGAQAKGFFLQSQLPPLILGQIWALADTDSDGKMNINEFSIACKLINLKLRGMDVPKVLPPSLLASLVGDGQKTPSMTPRGSTSSMSPLDPLKGMVPPVAAVIPAPVVAPPPVAVAAVISPPGVVDLAKVPAGPTPPSSNPPSRHMSISERAPSIESINQAEWAVQAAQKRKYTQVFNANDRTRSGYLTGAQARGVLVQSKLPQVTLAQIWTLSDIDGDGRLNCDEFILAMFLCEKAMGGEKIPVTLPHDWVPPNLRKIKSRPGSVSGVVSRPGSQPASRHASVSSQGGVGAVDADPTAGLPGQTSFEDKRKENYVKGQAELDRRRKIMEDQQRKEREERERKERDEADKREKARLEAERKQQEELERQLQRQREIEVEKEEQRKRELEAKEAARKELEKQRQQEWEQARIAEMNAQKEREQERVLKQKAHNTQLNVELSTLNEKIKDLSQRICDTRAGVTNVKTVIDGMRTQRDTSMTEMSQLKARIKEQNAKLMQLTQERAKWDAKSKASGAALGGENPQQEQLNAAFAHKQLLINQIKDKVENIGKEIESKKEDINSNDGQMSELKAELSALLAKCEDLYKEYDVQRTSVLELKYNRKNETSVTSAWDTGTSSAWGEAETTAADPYAGMSNDITAVAAPAVDLSGPAPEGFVKYQAVYEFNARNAEEITFVPGDIILVPLEQNAEPGWLAGEINGHTGWFPESYVEKLDDGGAAPVAAVEPEVTAEVAAVADTYNDNINTSEATAASADLNAAGDIEYYIAAYPYDSAEDGDLSFGAGEMVMVIKKEGEWWTGTIGSRTGMFPSNYVQKADVGTASTVTADPVEALDQETTLNGNADYAAAPVEAQEQLFQPLPVQELSEQPIASPGVGAEEAHEDLDTEVSQINTQSKTQSSEPAESYSRPMSRTSSMTPGMRAKRSEIAQVIAPYEATSTEQLSLTRGQLIMIRKKTDSGWWEGELQAKGRRRQIGWFPATYVKVLQGGRNSGRNTPVSGSRIEMTEQILDKVIALYPYKAQNDDELSFEKDDIISVLGRDEPEWWRGELNGLSGLFPSNYVGPFVTSGIKPNQCATERRTNGIQRLWQQWRGSESEADSGDHVDGVSKNKLRGTIQAVHISKRRDGQLMGCAYVRFECNELTAKSMLQENDNRLVGKTVVIDWQPQSPKKRFGPWRCW from the exons ATGAATCCGGCGGTGGATGCGTGGGCGGTGACCCCGAGGGAGCGCCTGAAGTACCAGGAACAGTTTAAGGCCCTCCAGCCGCAGGCTGGCTTCGTGACCGGCGCCCAGGCCAAAGGATTCTTCCTGCAATCTCAGCTGCCGCCCCTGATCCTGGGCCAGATCTG GGCTCTGGCGGACACCGATTCGGATGGCAAGATGAACATCAACGAGTTCAGCATAGCCTGCAAGCTGATCAACCTCAAGCTGCGCGGCATGGATGTGCCCAAGGTCCTGCCGCCCAGCCTGCTCGCGTCCCTCGTCGGCGATGGCCAGAAGACGCCCTCGATGACGCCACGTGGCTCCACCAGCTCCATGAGCCCATTGGATCCGCTCAAGGGAATGGTGCCCCCAGTCGCCGCCGTAATTCCCGCTCCCGTGGTGGCTCCTCCTCCGGTTGCGGTGGCTGCTGTCATCTCGCCACCCGGAGTTGTGGATTTGGCCAAGGTGCCCGCTGGCCCCACGCCACCCTCCAGCAACCCACCCAGTCGCCACATGTCCATCTCGGAGCGGGCGCCCTCCATTGAGTCTAt CAATCAAGCAGAGTGGGCCGTTCAAGCTGCCCAGAAGCGCAAATACACGCAGGTGTTCAATGCCAATGATCGCACCCGATCTGGTTACTTGACCGGAGCCCAGGCACGCGGTGTCCTCGTGCAGAGCAAGCTGCCCCAGGTGACGCTGGCCCAGATCTGGACGCTGTCCGACATCGATGGCGATGGGCGGCTCAACTGCGACGAGTTTATTCTGGCCATGTTCCTGTGCGAGAAGGCCATGGGTGGCGAGAAGATACCGGTCACCTTGCCCCACGACTGGGTGCCGCCCAACTTGCGCAAAATCAAGTCGCGCCCGGGCTCTGTATCTGGGGTGGTGTCGCGTCCTGGCTCGCAGCCCGCCTCCCGGCACGCCTCCGTGTCGTCGCAGGGCGGAGTAGGAGCCGTGGATGCTGACCCAACAGCCGGACTGCCCGGACAAA CTTCCTTCGAGGACAAGCGCAAGGAGAACTATGTAAAGGGTCAGGCCGAACTCGATCGCAGGCGCAAGATCATGGAGGACCAGCAGCGCAAGGAGCGGGAAGAGCGGGAGCGCAAGGAGCGTGACGAAGCGGATAAGCGTGAGAAGGCTCGTCTGGAGGCCGAGCGCAAGCAGCAGGAGGAACTGGAGCGACAGCTCCAGCGTCAGCGAGAAATCGAGgtggagaaggaggagcagcGCAAGCGGGAACTGGAAGCCAAAGAGGCGGCTAGAAA GGAACTGGAGAAGCAGCGCCAGCAGGAGTGGGAGCAGGCTAGAATTGCTGAGATGAACGCACAGAAGGAGCGGGAACAGGAGCGTGTTCTGAAGCAGAAGGCACACAACACGCAGCTTAACGTGGAACTGAGCACATTGAATGAAAAG ATCAAGGATCTTTCGCAGAGGATTTGCGACACTCGCGCTGGCGTGACCAATGTTAAGACCGTAATCGATGGCATGCGCACTCAGCGCGACACTTCCATGACCGAAATGTCGCAGCTGAAGGCGCGCATCAAGGAGCAGAATGCCAAGCTCATGCAGCTCACCCAGGAGCGGGCCAAGTGGGATGCCAAGAGCAAGGCCAGTGGCGCTGCCTTGGGAGGTGAGAATCCACAGCAGGAGCAACTGAATGCGGCCTTTGCCCATAAGCAG TTGTTGATTAACCAAATCAAAGACAAAGTCGAGAACATCGGCAAGGAGATTGAGTCGAAGAAGGAGGACATCAACTCCAACGACGGCCAGATGTCTGAGCTCAAGGCGGAGCTCTCCGCTTTGCTCGCCAAATGCGAGGATCTGTACAAGGAATACGATGTGCAGCGCACCTCGGTGCTGGAATTGAAGTACAATCGCAAGAACGAGACCAGCGTGACCTCGGCCTGGGACACAGGCACTTCGAGTGCTTGGGGAGAGGCGGAAACGACTGCCGCCGATCCCTATGCAGGCATGAGCAACGACATCACTGCTGTGGCAGCTCCAGCCGTGGACTTGAGTGGACCGGCCCCCGAGGGGTTCGTGAAATATCAGGCAGTATACGAGTTCAATGCGCGCAATGCCGAGGAGATTACTTTCGTGCCGGGTGACATTATCCTGGTGCCATTGGAACAGAACGCCGAGCCGGGATGGCTGGCTGGCGAGATAAACGGACACACCGGCTGGTTCCCCGAATCCTATGTGGAGAAACTGGACGATGGGGGTGCTGCCCCTGTCGCCGCCGTCGAGCCAGAAGTTACAGCCGAAGTGGCAGCCGTGGCGGACACCTACAATGACAATATAAATACCAGCGAAGCTACGGCAGCTTCCGCCGATCTTAATGCCGCCGGCGATATCGAGTACTACATAGCCGCATATCCTTATGATTCCGCCGAAGACGGCGATCTTAGCTTCGGCGCCGGCGAGATGGTCATGGTCATCAAGAAGGAGGGCGAATGGTGGACGGGCACCATTGGCAGCCGCACCGGCATGTTCCCCTCGAACTACGTCCAAAAGGCGGACGTGGGCACGGCGAGCACGGTCACTGCAGATCCGGTAGAAGCTCTGGATCAG GAGACGACGCTGAACGGCAACGCTGACTACGCCGCTGCTCCCGTGGAGGCACAGGAGCAGCTCTTCCAGCCCCTGCCTGTCCAAGAGCTCAGCGAGCAGCCCATCGCCAGCCCAGGGGTTGGCGCTGAGGAGGCGCACGAAGACCTCGACACTGAAGTTTCCCAGATCAATACACAGTCCAAGACACAAAGCAGCGAGCCGGCCGAGAGCTACAGCCGACCCATGTCACGCACCTCTTCCATGACACCC GGCATGCGGGCCAAGCGGTCGGAGATTGCTCAAGTAATCGCTCCCTATGAGGCAACCAGCACCGAGCAGCTTTCGCTGACGCGAGGCCAATTGATCATGATCCGCAAGAAGACGGACTCCGGCTGGTGGGAGGGTGAGCTGCAGGCCAAGGGTCGTCGCCGGCAGATCGGTTGGTTCCCGGCCACATACGTTAAGGTCCTCCAAGGCGGGCGCAATAGTGGACGCAACACTCCAGTCTCCGGAAGTCGTATTGAAATGACTGAGCAAATCTTGG ACAAGGTCATAGCTCTCTACCCGTATAAGGCACAAAATGACGACGAGCTGTCGTTTGAGAAGGACGACATTATCAGCGTGCTGGGTCGGGATGAGCCGGAGTGGTGGCGCGGCGAGCTGAATGGCCTTTCCGGTCTGTTCCCCAGCAACTATGTGGGACCCTTCGTGACGTCCG